One Succinispira mobilis DSM 6222 genomic window carries:
- the mtnP gene encoding S-methyl-5'-thioadenosine phosphorylase, which produces MLAIIGGSGVYNPELLEDLTTAQISTPYGSVEYVQGNLEGQAVVFLTRHGGGHTVPPHLVNYRANIWALKKLGVTKIIATAAVGSLDPHIAPGDFVLVDDFLDFTKSRPTTFFDGQEGKVLHVDMNHPYCPCLREDILTAAQTLQLPMVKTGIYVCAEGPRYESKAEIKVFQHLGGTVVGMTNVPECVLAKEAEMCYATICLITNYAAGITKNNLTFKEVVDIMEVKKLELQNLLRLSIVAARNSDCTCNCFQAATEIGGFKV; this is translated from the coding sequence ATGTTAGCAATAATTGGTGGGAGCGGTGTTTATAACCCAGAACTGCTTGAAGATCTTACAACAGCTCAAATCTCAACACCTTATGGCTCGGTAGAATATGTTCAAGGTAATCTCGAAGGCCAAGCGGTAGTATTTTTAACTAGACATGGTGGCGGACACACCGTACCGCCACACTTAGTAAATTATCGCGCCAATATCTGGGCCTTAAAAAAATTAGGCGTAACTAAAATAATTGCCACCGCCGCAGTCGGCTCTTTAGATCCACATATCGCCCCTGGCGACTTTGTTTTAGTTGATGACTTTTTAGATTTTACCAAAAGCCGACCCACAACTTTTTTCGACGGTCAAGAGGGTAAAGTATTGCATGTAGATATGAATCACCCTTATTGCCCTTGTCTGCGCGAAGATATTTTGACCGCAGCTCAAACTTTACAATTGCCGATGGTTAAAACTGGCATTTACGTTTGTGCTGAAGGGCCACGCTATGAAAGCAAAGCCGAAATAAAAGTATTTCAGCATTTAGGTGGCACAGTTGTGGGCATGACCAATGTTCCCGAATGTGTTTTAGCTAAAGAAGCCGAAATGTGTTACGCCACAATTTGTTTAATTACCAACTATGCCGCTGGCATTACGAAAAACAATCTTACCTTTAAAGAAGTTGTCGATATAATGGAAGTAAAAAAATTAGAACTACAAAATTTATTACGCCTGTCAATTGTTGCCGCGCGTAATTCTGATTGTACTTGCAATTGCTTCCAAGCTGCCACAGAAATAGGAGGCTTTAAAGTTTAA
- a CDS encoding ACT domain-containing protein: MTEKSTFYLVKEEILPEAIKKTIKVKEVLKRGEVKTINEAVEKMGLSRSAYYKYKDFVFPFYEASREKIISLSILLEHKAGVLSRVLNTIANDGGSILTINQGIPLQGVANTTLSIETKDLLVDMEALLDKLRMIDGVKRLEVLGQV, encoded by the coding sequence ATGACAGAAAAATCTACTTTTTATTTAGTTAAAGAGGAAATTTTACCAGAAGCGATAAAAAAGACTATTAAAGTTAAAGAAGTGCTAAAGCGTGGTGAGGTAAAAACTATTAACGAAGCAGTGGAAAAGATGGGTCTAAGTCGTAGTGCTTATTATAAGTATAAAGATTTTGTATTTCCATTTTATGAAGCAAGTCGCGAAAAAATAATAAGCTTATCTATTCTCTTAGAGCATAAAGCTGGTGTACTATCTCGCGTTTTAAATACGATTGCTAATGATGGTGGCAGTATTTTAACTATAAACCAAGGAATACCATTGCAAGGAGTAGCTAATACGACTTTATCGATTGAAACTAAAGATTTGTTAGTGGATATGGAAGCCTTGCTTGATAAGTTGCGGATGATTGACGGCGTAAAAAGATTAGAGGTTTTGGGACAAGTTTAA
- a CDS encoding YajQ family cyclic di-GMP-binding protein, with protein sequence MAKDNSFDIVSEVDMQEMDNAVNQTSKEISQRYDFKGSNASITLENENEIKLTGEDDYKLETILDMLRVRMAKRNVPLKCLNPGKIEPASRGTVRQTIKIEKGLSKEKAKDVLAFIKTLKLKVQAQIMDDKIRVTGAKRDDLQAVIQAVKSKDFDIDLQFINMR encoded by the coding sequence ATGGCTAAAGATAATTCTTTTGATATAGTTTCAGAAGTTGACATGCAGGAAATGGATAATGCCGTAAATCAAACTAGTAAAGAGATTTCGCAGCGTTACGACTTTAAGGGCTCTAATGCTTCCATTACTTTAGAAAACGAAAATGAAATTAAACTTACAGGTGAAGATGACTATAAGCTCGAAACAATTTTAGATATGCTAAGAGTTCGTATGGCTAAACGTAATGTGCCATTAAAATGCCTAAATCCTGGCAAAATTGAACCAGCCTCACGTGGCACAGTGCGACAAACCATTAAAATTGAAAAAGGTCTAAGTAAAGAAAAAGCTAAAGATGTTCTTGCTTTTATTAAAACTCTAAAGTTAAAGGTGCAAGCTCAAATAATGGACGATAAAATCCGCGTAACTGGTGCTAAACGCGATGATCTTCAAGCCGTTATTCAAGCTGTTAAAAGTAAAGACTTTGATATCGATTTGCAATTTATTAATATGCGTTAA
- the ppaX gene encoding pyrophosphatase PpaX has protein sequence MSVNNQVEVTILAIKGILFDLDGTLVDTTGLIIDSFHYTIEKVLGRTTSQEEILSYWGMTLRDSMYAYSPEKREELIQVYRHYNETMHDKLIKPFPKVQETLHELSQLGIKCAIVTSKMTHTAKRGLEIFNLHTYVEDIIGMDKCQHHKPHPEPVLNGLAALNLAAHECLMVGDSVQDLQAAHNAGVPAVGVAWSLLYPSGTLTSQAQPDYIIHNMPDLLKIIKGE, from the coding sequence GTGTCTGTAAATAATCAAGTTGAGGTGACAATATTGGCAATAAAAGGAATTCTTTTTGACTTAGACGGTACGTTAGTTGATACTACTGGTTTAATTATTGATTCTTTCCATTACACTATCGAAAAGGTTTTGGGTCGAACTACTAGCCAGGAAGAAATTCTCAGTTATTGGGGGATGACTTTGCGCGATAGTATGTATGCCTATTCACCCGAAAAACGGGAAGAATTAATTCAAGTTTATCGCCATTATAATGAAACAATGCATGATAAACTAATTAAGCCCTTTCCTAAAGTCCAAGAAACTCTACACGAACTAAGCCAACTAGGCATTAAATGCGCCATTGTTACATCTAAAATGACTCACACAGCCAAACGAGGTCTAGAAATTTTTAATTTACATACTTATGTGGAAGATATAATCGGCATGGATAAATGTCAACATCACAAACCCCATCCCGAACCGGTACTAAATGGACTAGCAGCGCTTAATTTAGCCGCGCACGAATGTCTTATGGTTGGCGATAGTGTACAAGATTTACAAGCAGCTCATAATGCAGGTGTACCTGCTGTGGGAGTTGCTTGGAGCTTACTTTACCCTAGTGGCACACTAACTAGCCAAGCACAACCTGACTATATTATCCACAACATGCCCGATTTATTAAAAATTATTAAGGGGGAGTAA
- a CDS encoding site-2 protease family protein, whose product MFGLDTDMIYRIPALLVALTIHEYAHAQAADSLGDSTPRVYGRLTLNPLAHLDPIGLLLLLFAGFGWARPVAINPSNFRNIKSGIKIVAFAGPGSNFFVAFMAILFTAVLGKVGVLSVGVFTFLMWLKVYNVWFALFNLIPIPPLDGSKLLASYLSPKQLYQYQKIQPYSMYILLALVFTGVVGMIIRPFAQVILGLMSGLVGLVF is encoded by the coding sequence ATGTTTGGTTTAGATACAGATATGATATATCGAATTCCAGCCTTGCTTGTAGCGCTGACAATTCATGAATATGCGCACGCACAAGCAGCCGACTCTTTAGGTGATAGTACGCCTAGAGTTTATGGTAGACTTACTTTAAATCCATTGGCACATCTAGATCCTATTGGATTGTTATTGTTGTTGTTTGCTGGTTTTGGTTGGGCACGACCAGTGGCAATAAATCCTAGTAATTTTAGAAATATTAAAAGTGGAATAAAAATAGTTGCCTTCGCAGGCCCGGGTTCTAATTTTTTCGTAGCTTTTATGGCCATTTTATTTACTGCTGTATTAGGTAAAGTTGGGGTTTTAAGCGTGGGGGTATTTACTTTTTTGATGTGGCTTAAGGTGTATAATGTTTGGTTTGCCTTGTTTAACTTAATCCCAATACCACCTTTAGATGGTTCAAAACTTTTGGCGAGTTATTTATCACCAAAACAGTTATATCAATATCAAAAAATTCAACCTTATAGCATGTATATTTTGTTGGCGTTAGTTTTTACAGGTGTTGTGGGGATGATTATTAGGCCTTTTGCACAAGTGATTTTAGGGTTAATGAGTGGGTTGGTTGGCTTAGTTTTTTAA
- the mtnA gene encoding S-methyl-5-thioribose-1-phosphate isomerase — protein MKTMSWTAKQLILLDQTKLPLIEEYITCTDYQRVALAIKRLEVRGAPAIGAAAAFALVLAALELSAQQLSYSEFVNQLKNCQQEIAAARPTAVNLFWALEKTFALTATCQTVAELITALEQTALSIYQDDVQANQKIGEYGAALFTEQINILTHCNAGALATCGIGTALGVIKVAHQQHKIGMVYADETRPLLQGARLTSFELQQAGVPVTVITDNMAGWVMKNKMIQAIVVGADRIAQNGDTANKIGTYSLAVLAKEHQIPLYIAAPISTFDFSLVDGEAIPIEERSALEVQSIQGVATTPPAMPVFNPAFDVTPAAYIQGIITEYGVIQQPTAAKILAFRKQHQL, from the coding sequence ATGAAAACCATGTCTTGGACGGCAAAGCAGTTGATTTTATTAGATCAGACTAAATTGCCGCTAATTGAAGAATATATTACCTGTACTGATTATCAACGTGTAGCCTTGGCTATCAAACGCCTAGAAGTAAGAGGTGCGCCAGCTATCGGCGCGGCTGCGGCTTTTGCTTTAGTTTTAGCAGCCTTAGAGCTAAGCGCACAGCAACTTTCTTATTCGGAATTTGTCAACCAACTAAAAAACTGCCAACAAGAAATTGCGGCAGCTCGGCCTACAGCAGTTAATTTGTTTTGGGCCTTAGAAAAAACTTTTGCGCTAACAGCTACTTGTCAAACAGTAGCTGAGCTGATAACTGCCCTAGAGCAAACGGCTCTTAGCATTTATCAAGATGATGTTCAAGCCAATCAAAAAATTGGTGAATATGGTGCGGCGTTATTTACCGAACAAATAAACATCCTAACCCACTGCAATGCAGGCGCTCTGGCAACTTGCGGCATTGGTACAGCTTTAGGTGTAATAAAAGTCGCCCATCAACAACATAAAATTGGCATGGTTTATGCTGATGAAACACGTCCGCTTTTACAAGGCGCACGTTTAACTAGTTTTGAATTACAACAAGCTGGCGTGCCCGTAACTGTGATAACTGATAATATGGCTGGTTGGGTTATGAAAAACAAAATGATCCAAGCTATCGTTGTCGGTGCTGATCGCATTGCCCAAAATGGCGATACGGCCAATAAAATCGGTACTTATTCTTTAGCTGTACTCGCTAAAGAACACCAAATTCCGTTGTATATTGCTGCTCCCATCTCGACTTTTGATTTTTCTTTAGTAGATGGCGAAGCAATTCCAATTGAAGAACGTAGTGCCCTAGAAGTTCAAAGTATTCAAGGTGTGGCAACTACGCCACCGGCTATGCCAGTTTTTAACCCAGCTTTTGATGTAACTCCAGCGGCCTATATTCAAGGCATCATTACCGAGTACGGAGTTATTCAGCAACCTACGGCTGCTAAAATTCTCGCCTTTCGAAAGCAACATCAACTTTAA
- a CDS encoding DUF190 domain-containing protein, giving the protein MQTLKRLTIYISDSVYIEDEPLYKVLLRKAHALDLAGATVSRCVDGFGANTRLKKRSLLDSINPVAPLCIEIIDSLEYIEKLLPFIEEYVNKGIVIMEDVQVLKYARADNIKGKA; this is encoded by the coding sequence ATGCAAACTTTAAAACGATTAACAATTTATATCAGTGATTCTGTTTATATTGAGGACGAACCGCTATATAAAGTTTTACTTAGAAAAGCTCATGCTCTAGATTTAGCTGGGGCTACTGTCTCTCGGTGTGTGGACGGATTCGGTGCTAACACACGTTTAAAAAAAAGAAGTCTACTTGACAGCATTAATCCCGTAGCACCGTTATGCATCGAAATTATTGATAGTCTCGAATATATTGAAAAGCTATTGCCTTTTATCGAAGAATACGTAAATAAAGGCATTGTCATTATGGAAGATGTTCAAGTTTTAAAATATGCCCGCGCTGATAATATAAAAGGTAAAGCTTAA
- a CDS encoding homoserine dehydrogenase, which produces MINLSKVIHIALIGAGTVGSGVLEVLEKNGEDISKKIGISLNVKKVLETNATIIAGLQGKYAIAQDLEEIINDPEIQIVVELIGREEPAHTFIRKILASKKHVVTANKDVIAKYGEELFAIAEENQVALMFEASVGGGIPIIRPLKQCLAANKITKVMGIVNGTTNYMLTKMTEEKLDFPVVLKEAQDQGYAESDPTADVGGFDAGRKIAILASIAFNTRFGLDQVSIEGIETIGSRDIEYAAEFGYVVKLLAIAEACEKGINLRVHPTFLSKTHPLSNVGNVFNAIFVSGDAVGDVMFYGRGAGKTPTASAVCADIMDIAKNIVLENKSFMTCGCYDHKPVCSVDEMQFPFYIRLLVADRPGALSAISAAFGSQQVSLRSVLQKRQVNGNAELVVVTHKVQENNLRMAIQTLEVMPIVSEICNVIRVEDDDFEE; this is translated from the coding sequence ATGATAAATTTGAGTAAGGTAATTCACATTGCGTTAATTGGCGCTGGAACTGTAGGTTCTGGTGTTTTAGAAGTATTGGAAAAAAATGGTGAAGACATTTCTAAAAAAATCGGCATAAGTTTAAATGTTAAAAAAGTTTTAGAAACTAACGCAACAATAATAGCCGGTTTGCAAGGTAAATATGCCATTGCTCAAGATTTAGAAGAAATCATCAATGATCCTGAAATTCAAATAGTAGTAGAGTTAATTGGGCGTGAAGAACCAGCACATACTTTTATTCGCAAGATTTTAGCGAGTAAAAAGCATGTTGTAACGGCAAATAAAGATGTAATTGCCAAATATGGCGAGGAGCTTTTTGCAATAGCGGAAGAAAACCAAGTAGCTTTGATGTTTGAAGCCAGCGTAGGTGGAGGTATTCCGATTATTCGTCCGCTGAAACAGTGTTTGGCAGCTAACAAAATCACTAAAGTTATGGGCATTGTCAATGGTACAACTAACTACATGTTGACTAAAATGACTGAAGAAAAATTAGACTTTCCCGTAGTGTTAAAAGAAGCACAAGATCAGGGTTATGCAGAATCAGATCCGACGGCTGATGTAGGTGGTTTTGATGCGGGCAGAAAAATTGCGATTTTAGCTTCTATTGCTTTTAATACTCGTTTTGGGCTAGATCAAGTGAGTATTGAAGGGATTGAAACAATTGGGAGTCGTGATATTGAGTATGCAGCAGAGTTTGGCTATGTGGTGAAACTGTTAGCAATTGCTGAAGCTTGTGAAAAGGGAATAAATTTGCGGGTCCATCCGACATTTTTATCCAAAACACATCCTTTGTCTAATGTTGGCAATGTATTTAATGCCATTTTTGTAAGTGGCGACGCTGTAGGCGATGTAATGTTTTATGGTCGCGGGGCGGGAAAAACGCCAACGGCCAGTGCGGTATGTGCTGATATAATGGATATTGCTAAAAACATTGTTTTAGAAAACAAAAGTTTCATGACTTGTGGTTGCTATGACCATAAACCAGTTTGTAGTGTTGATGAAATGCAATTTCCGTTTTATATTCGCTTGTTAGTGGCTGATCGCCCTGGGGCATTGTCGGCTATTTCTGCGGCTTTTGGTTCACAACAAGTGAGCCTGCGTTCTGTATTACAAAAACGCCAAGTAAATGGTAATGCTGAATTAGTTGTGGTTACTCATAAAGTTCAAGAAAACAATTTGCGCATGGCAATTCAGACTTTAGAGGTAATGCCGATTGTAAGCGAAATATGTAATGTAATTCGCGTAGAAGATGATGATTTTGAGGAATAG
- the thrB gene encoding homoserine kinase, with protein sequence MANEIKIRVPATTANCGAGFDCLGIACTYYNLFTFEVTQEAEIKVQATGEGAEFFSPTATNLAIDSLLYVFKKYNLPAPLGISLKMHNNIPLSRGLGSSSSAIVAGVIAGNYFAKLNLDKEELLVLANDIEGHPDNVAPALLGGITLSYIQKERAYALQVEPKQAFKLVAIVPELKLATVKARAVLPEHVSMQDAIFNLSRAALFVLSIQSGELDKLEHALNDCLHQPYRQQLIPGMREVFTVAKENGAYGAVISGAGSTLMAFCPLDADCERIGESMQAVFKEKNINSVYHVFDVDMQGAVII encoded by the coding sequence ATGGCAAATGAAATTAAAATACGTGTGCCAGCGACAACGGCTAATTGTGGCGCAGGCTTTGATTGCTTAGGTATTGCTTGTACTTATTATAATTTGTTTACTTTTGAGGTTACGCAAGAGGCAGAAATTAAGGTACAGGCAACTGGTGAAGGGGCAGAGTTTTTCTCACCTACGGCAACTAATTTAGCAATTGACAGCTTGCTCTATGTTTTTAAAAAGTATAATTTACCAGCACCACTGGGTATAAGCCTAAAAATGCATAATAATATTCCGCTTTCGCGCGGTTTAGGCAGTAGCTCTAGTGCGATTGTGGCGGGTGTTATAGCAGGTAATTATTTTGCTAAACTTAATTTGGATAAAGAAGAATTATTGGTATTAGCAAATGATATTGAAGGTCACCCGGATAATGTGGCGCCAGCTTTGCTTGGCGGCATTACTCTAAGTTACATACAAAAAGAGCGGGCCTATGCTTTGCAGGTAGAACCTAAGCAGGCTTTTAAATTAGTGGCAATTGTTCCTGAACTTAAACTAGCCACGGTAAAAGCGCGGGCAGTTTTGCCAGAACATGTTAGCATGCAAGATGCAATTTTTAATTTGTCACGAGCAGCTTTGTTTGTATTAAGCATTCAAAGTGGAGAGTTGGATAAATTAGAACATGCCTTAAATGATTGTTTACATCAACCTTATCGACAACAATTAATCCCCGGCATGCGGGAAGTTTTTACTGTTGCCAAAGAAAACGGTGCTTATGGGGCTGTTATTAGTGGGGCAGGATCAACTTTGATGGCGTTTTGCCCCTTAGATGCTGACTGTGAACGTATTGGAGAAAGTATGCAAGCGGTGTTTAAAGAGAAAAATATTAACTCGGTATATCACGTTTTTGATGTGGATATGCAAGGCGCTGTAATAATTTAA
- a CDS encoding carbohydrate kinase family protein — MKTAVLGNIFIDYKGWVQSAYDPAGRNQGNIEIVPGGVAHNVAENLACLGIPTYFLTTLNQDSISEMISKRLLTNHVSLDYVGKFERDAIGMWLALLDKNGNLLGSVSHLPNLKLLEQQVKNKLYELTHSINNIAMDIDLNADIANLIAESVRSSKLNLYALPGNLSVISQNYDLFKYMQCFVCNDIEAAKLLNTSFQPDDLASAQQLVKKFKTEFGVPQAVITLGEHGSVYVDIEGNTGFQPIYPAQMIDCTGAGDAFFSAVTAYLIRGKSLPEATAAGAKLASLIISNQENTCGQLPVHDLKA; from the coding sequence TTGAAAACCGCAGTTTTAGGAAATATTTTTATTGATTATAAAGGCTGGGTGCAAAGCGCCTATGATCCTGCTGGTCGCAACCAGGGCAATATTGAAATTGTGCCAGGTGGTGTAGCCCACAACGTGGCGGAAAATTTAGCTTGTTTAGGTATTCCTACATATTTTTTAACAACCTTAAACCAAGATAGTATCTCTGAGATGATTAGTAAACGCTTGTTAACTAATCATGTTTCCCTGGATTATGTTGGAAAATTCGAACGCGATGCTATTGGCATGTGGCTAGCTTTGCTTGACAAAAACGGTAACCTCTTAGGTTCTGTTTCCCACCTCCCCAACTTGAAACTCTTAGAGCAGCAGGTCAAAAATAAGCTTTACGAGCTCACACACAGCATCAATAATATTGCTATGGATATTGACTTAAATGCAGATATTGCCAATTTAATCGCCGAAAGTGTTCGAAGCAGCAAACTAAACCTTTATGCCTTACCAGGAAATTTATCTGTAATTAGCCAAAACTACGATTTATTCAAATATATGCAGTGTTTTGTTTGCAACGATATTGAAGCTGCTAAACTTTTAAACACCAGCTTCCAACCTGATGATCTTGCTAGTGCGCAACAACTAGTAAAAAAATTTAAAACTGAGTTCGGTGTGCCTCAAGCTGTAATCACCTTAGGTGAGCACGGTTCTGTCTATGTAGACATAGAGGGCAACACTGGGTTTCAACCCATATATCCGGCCCAAATGATTGATTGTACTGGCGCAGGCGATGCTTTTTTTTCAGCGGTTACGGCTTATCTAATCCGCGGCAAAAGTTTGCCTGAAGCTACTGCTGCTGGCGCGAAACTTGCCTCGCTGATAATCTCTAATCAAGAAAATACTTGCGGACAGCTTCCAGTTCACGATTTAAAGGCATAA
- the trpS gene encoding tryptophan--tRNA ligase, whose product MQRIFSGMQPSGRFHLGNYMGALDNWIKLQKDYECFFSIVDLHALTSSFEDTSKIQNNVMEMAIDWLSAGLDPEKNVIFVQSHVPEHAELHLLLSMMTPLSWLERVPTYKDKLQQLGEMGKEINTYGFLGYPVLMTADIILYKAQLVPVGEDQAPHLELAREITRRFNNLYAPVFPEAKALLSKAPVLPGIDGRKMSKSYGNEIPFGSSPDELRAKVRQMITDPARIKKTDCGHPDVCVVYKFYDVFSYPDTQTVRNECENACIGCVDCKKRLAEHMVNVLSETHHRRMHFINKQDYIKEVLEHGAKRARVVAQQTMQEVKQAMKMW is encoded by the coding sequence ATGCAAAGAATATTTAGCGGTATGCAACCTTCAGGTAGATTTCATTTGGGAAATTACATGGGGGCGCTAGATAATTGGATAAAATTACAAAAGGATTATGAGTGTTTTTTTTCGATTGTAGATTTACATGCTTTAACTTCATCATTCGAAGACACTAGTAAAATTCAAAATAATGTAATGGAAATGGCAATAGATTGGTTGAGTGCAGGTTTGGACCCAGAGAAAAATGTAATTTTCGTACAATCACATGTACCAGAACATGCGGAGTTACATTTATTGTTGTCGATGATGACACCTCTATCTTGGCTAGAAAGGGTGCCTACTTATAAAGATAAATTACAGCAATTAGGTGAAATGGGTAAAGAGATTAATACTTATGGATTTTTAGGGTATCCGGTGTTAATGACTGCGGATATTATTTTATATAAGGCGCAATTAGTACCAGTAGGAGAGGATCAAGCCCCACATTTGGAATTGGCACGCGAGATAACACGTCGCTTTAATAATTTGTATGCACCGGTGTTCCCTGAAGCAAAGGCTTTACTATCCAAAGCACCAGTACTTCCAGGGATTGACGGGCGTAAAATGAGTAAATCCTATGGCAATGAAATTCCTTTTGGTTCTAGCCCTGATGAGCTACGAGCAAAAGTTCGGCAAATGATCACCGATCCAGCAAGAATTAAAAAGACGGATTGTGGACATCCTGATGTTTGTGTGGTGTATAAATTTTACGATGTGTTTTCTTATCCAGATACGCAGACTGTGCGTAATGAATGTGAAAACGCTTGTATTGGTTGTGTAGATTGCAAAAAACGTTTAGCGGAACATATGGTAAATGTTTTATCAGAAACGCATCATCGTCGTATGCATTTTATTAATAAGCAAGATTATATAAAAGAAGTACTAGAGCACGGCGCAAAACGCGCAAGAGTTGTAGCACAACAAACCATGCAAGAAGTTAAACAGGCGATGAAGATGTGGTAA